A window of the Desulforapulum autotrophicum HRM2 genome harbors these coding sequences:
- a CDS encoding MFS transporter: MILEWINLLKEKNPNFSLIPSPDKKVFLTLFFTIFITVTGVGIVVPLLPVYANDLGAKGVYIGMIFGAFALSRTLFLPWFGRASDRIGRKPFIVAGLFGYVLVSIAFIQSHTVASLIFFRFIQGIASAMIMPVVQAYVGEITPPGREGYAMGLFSMSMFASLSLGPLMGGVISDLVSMDAAFACLGILSATGLCLTLVLLPKAGDEQIRPRASALPSWRSMVTDPGLLGLFSYRFAYTACIGIIWSFLPIFAQSRFNISDTLTGVLVMLGVLISGIFQIPMGYLADRFNTQRMVIVGGVLCAVAMVMVNSATTYTGLAGAVSLFGIGGGISMPSIMAMAVIKGNSKKAMGSVISLITMAHSLGMMTGSMAAGLAMDHAELAVVFPFGAGVMVVGGTAFYLFMAREPA; this comes from the coding sequence ATGATATTAGAATGGATAAACCTGCTAAAGGAAAAGAATCCCAACTTTTCCCTGATCCCCAGTCCAGATAAAAAGGTCTTTCTGACCCTTTTTTTCACCATTTTCATCACGGTGACAGGAGTAGGCATTGTGGTGCCTCTGCTGCCGGTCTACGCCAATGACCTTGGCGCAAAGGGCGTCTATATCGGTATGATCTTCGGTGCCTTTGCCCTGTCAAGGACGCTTTTTCTTCCCTGGTTCGGCAGGGCCTCGGACAGGATCGGCAGAAAACCATTCATCGTTGCAGGCCTCTTTGGTTACGTGCTTGTCTCCATTGCCTTTATCCAGAGCCACACGGTGGCAAGCCTGATCTTCTTCAGGTTCATCCAGGGAATTGCCTCAGCCATGATCATGCCCGTTGTCCAGGCCTATGTGGGAGAAATCACCCCGCCCGGCCGTGAAGGCTATGCAATGGGATTGTTCAGCATGTCCATGTTTGCAAGCCTGAGCCTGGGCCCCCTCATGGGGGGCGTGATATCGGATCTTGTCTCCATGGATGCGGCTTTTGCCTGCCTTGGCATTCTGTCTGCAACAGGTCTTTGCCTCACCCTGGTGTTGCTGCCCAAGGCCGGTGACGAACAGATCCGGCCCAGGGCGTCAGCCCTTCCCTCGTGGCGATCCATGGTAACCGACCCCGGACTGTTGGGACTTTTCTCCTATCGATTCGCTTACACGGCCTGTATCGGCATCATCTGGAGCTTTCTGCCCATCTTTGCCCAATCAAGATTCAACATCTCGGACACCCTCACCGGGGTACTTGTAATGCTCGGGGTCTTGATCAGCGGAATTTTCCAGATCCCCATGGGATACCTTGCAGACCGGTTCAACACCCAAAGAATGGTCATCGTTGGCGGCGTCCTGTGCGCCGTTGCCATGGTGATGGTCAACTCGGCAACCACCTATACCGGACTTGCCGGGGCTGTTTCACTTTTTGGCATTGGCGGCGGAATCTCCATGCCGTCCATCATGGCCATGGCCGTGATCAAGGGAAACTCAAAAAAAGCCATGGGATCAGTGATCTCGCTGATCACCATGGCCCACAGCCTCGGCATGATGACAGGCTCCATGGCTGCAGGCCTTGCCATGGACCATGCAGAGCTTGCCGTGGTTTTTCCCTTTGGGGCCGGTGTTATGGTCGTTGGCGGAACCGCCTTTTACCTTTTCATGGCAAGGGAACCGGCATGA
- a CDS encoding RluA family pseudouridine synthase: METTNSVEIVRTGNGWLCAEKPSGMSVHNHPGSDLLCVLERQIRADEDLMVALGAQEGFQIHPVHRLDQETSGLILVATDPDRLRYLSNLFQQGAVQKHYIALVHGNFDPPCDPFQVWDTPLSKQAGGRTDPRGKGKRVRSETRYRIMDQSPHYTLLEIELVTGRKHQIRRHAKLAGHPVTGDTRYGSKRSVEFLRENHAYDRLGLHSFKIEFILDTVPVIITSRQIPRQMTALLDQDRPK; the protein is encoded by the coding sequence ATGGAAACAACAAACAGCGTTGAAATAGTACGAACAGGCAACGGGTGGCTCTGTGCTGAAAAGCCGTCGGGCATGAGCGTCCACAACCATCCGGGCAGTGATTTGCTCTGCGTCCTGGAACGGCAGATACGCGCCGATGAAGACTTAATGGTGGCTTTAGGCGCACAAGAAGGATTTCAGATCCACCCGGTTCACCGGCTGGACCAGGAGACCAGCGGCCTGATCCTTGTGGCCACAGACCCGGACAGGTTGCGTTATCTGTCAAACCTGTTCCAGCAGGGAGCCGTCCAAAAACACTACATTGCCCTGGTCCACGGCAACTTTGACCCGCCCTGTGATCCATTTCAAGTCTGGGACACCCCCCTGTCCAAACAAGCCGGCGGCAGAACCGACCCCAGGGGAAAGGGCAAACGGGTGAGATCTGAAACCCGATACCGCATCATGGACCAGAGCCCCCACTACACCCTTCTGGAAATCGAACTTGTCACGGGGCGCAAACACCAGATCCGCCGCCATGCAAAACTTGCCGGGCATCCGGTCACCGGGGACACCCGGTACGGGTCAAAACGGTCTGTGGAGTTCCTTAGAGAAAACCACGCCTACGACCGGTTGGGTCTCCACTCATTTAAAATTGAATTCATCCTGGACACGGTTCCCGTAATCATCACCTCCAGACAGATTCCCCGGCAGATGACGGCCCTCCTTGACCAGGATCGTCCTAAATAA
- a CDS encoding ABC transporter permease, with protein MEGGTVTYGTLLYLVALLVPIMVVNRRLRIFINKRLAWAVVRMVAQLTLVGVFLEFVFGLNNPFVNLLYVCAMIVVAAFSGVKGCDMKGGKPFMPILIAFAVPSLSMLLFFNGFVADLSHLLDARHTIPIAGMLLGNSLSSIIIGVNTFYKGVRTSQKEYLYALSLSNSRTEALLPYFRRGLFAVANPMVAGMETIGLVALPGMMTGQILGGALPMTAIKYQIAIMLAIFVVQYLAVILAIGLTSLAAFDEYDCLI; from the coding sequence ATGGAAGGAGGAACTGTTACCTACGGGACCCTGTTGTACCTTGTTGCCCTGCTCGTGCCCATCATGGTGGTCAACCGCCGGCTCAGGATTTTCATCAACAAAAGGCTTGCCTGGGCTGTTGTCAGGATGGTGGCCCAACTCACCCTTGTGGGTGTTTTTCTTGAGTTTGTCTTTGGGTTGAACAACCCGTTTGTCAATCTTTTGTATGTCTGCGCCATGATTGTGGTTGCCGCCTTTTCAGGAGTCAAGGGCTGTGACATGAAAGGCGGCAAGCCTTTCATGCCCATATTGATAGCCTTTGCCGTTCCCAGCCTGTCCATGCTCCTCTTTTTCAACGGGTTTGTGGCGGATCTTTCCCATCTCCTGGATGCCCGACACACCATTCCCATTGCCGGTATGCTCCTTGGCAACAGTCTGAGCAGTATCATCATCGGAGTCAACACCTTTTACAAGGGGGTCAGGACCAGCCAGAAAGAGTATCTCTACGCCTTGAGCCTTTCAAATTCCAGGACAGAGGCCCTGCTGCCCTATTTCAGACGAGGGCTTTTTGCCGTTGCCAATCCCATGGTCGCCGGCATGGAAACCATCGGGCTTGTGGCGTTGCCCGGCATGATGACCGGTCAGATCCTGGGTGGAGCACTGCCCATGACGGCCATCAAGTATCAGATTGCCATCATGCTTGCTATTTTCGTGGTGCAGTACCTTGCCGTGATTCTGGCCATCGGGCTCACCTCCCTGGCAGCATTTGACGAGTATGACTGCCTTATTTAG